A part of Silurus meridionalis isolate SWU-2019-XX chromosome 18, ASM1480568v1, whole genome shotgun sequence genomic DNA contains:
- the LOC124400854 gene encoding B-cell receptor CD22-like translates to MKNCTTIFYNIRRQDSGVYYFRLEAAGPLRNTYTSSSVSVRVGASPISPSITLYKEDQEKLEDQKQVLEGTSVRLMCSASSPPCLLNPSTFTWNFLPEEGRQEQNHRSSFSSSQLNFKATHLHHGRDFTCTVTYQLQNFNKSEQSSFTLHVLYGPRNTSVSASPSASVLLGSSVSLSCSSDGNPAVLNYTWYRENGEQIGTGNHLTINTTDSPHSALYYCRAQNQHGDHNSSIHLDVLYGPRNTSVSASPSASVLLGSSVSLSCSSDGNPAVLNYTWYRENGEQIGTGNHLTINTTDSPHSALYYCRAQNQHGDHNSSIQLDVLYSPRNTSVSASPSASVLLGSSVSLSCSSDGNPAVLNYTWYRENGEQIGTGNHLTINTSDSPHSALYYCRAQNQHGDHNSSIQLDVLYAPQISSSSSCNSTQDLIVCSCDVHGNPTPKLEWHLSGQNSSTTREQSVNNMPSRSFIFIHQSFVDDLTVQCVASNTLGIHTQLFYMKKVAYHSEKGVDIVSVMIGAAVGVSVMMMMMMLWALFLYRRRLNVLQCARGDTAGLGADDRSFGQEADGECVYENKQVSSESLHYSTIMFQNRAGNEIRGLSSHTDYATVHHDSQLHNQGGDSETMAEERATEQIRHSDGDHAGDHAIYAQVKPQKRQKI, encoded by the exons ATGAAGAACTGCACCACCATCTTCTATAACATTAGAAGGCAAGACAGTGGAGTTTATTACTTTAGATTAGAAGCTGCAGGACCACTGAGAAACACGTACACATCTTCATCAGTGTCAGTGAGAGTTGGAG CCTCTCCAATCAGTCCATCAATAACACTGTATAAGGAGgatcaggagaagctggaggACCAAAAGCAGGTGCTGGAGGGAACTTCAGTGAGGCTCATGTGCTCAGCttcatctcctccatgtctcCTAAATCCTTCCACTTTCACATGGAACTTCCTGCCTGAGGAGGGAAGACAGGAACAGAACCACAGGAGCAGCTTCAGCTCCTCTCAGCTGAACTTCAAAGCTACTCACCTTCATCATGGACGTGATTTCACCTGCACCGTCACCTACCAGCTCCAGAACTTCAACAAATCAGAACAGAGCTCTTTTACTCTACATGTTCTGT ATGGTCCTAGAAACACCTCAGTATCAGCATCTCCATCTGCTTCAGTGCTTCTGGGCAGTTCAGTGTCTCTGAGTTGCAGCAGTGATGGAAACCCAGCAGTGCTGAACTACACCTGGTACAGAGAGAACGGAGAGCAGATAGGAACCGGAAACCAtctcaccatcaacaccactgaTTCTCCACACAGTGCTTTATACTACTGTAGAGCTCAGAACCAGCATGGAGATCACAACTCCTCTATCCACCTGGATGTTCTGT ATGGTCCTAGAAACACCTCAGTATCAGCATCTCCATCTGCTTCAGTGCTTTTGGGCAGTTCAGTGTCTCTGAGTTGCAGCAGTGATGGAAACCCAGCAGTGCTGAACTACACCTGGTACAGAGAGAACGGAGAGCAGATAGGAACCGGAAACCAtctcaccatcaacaccactgaTTCTCCACACAGTGCTTTATACTACTGTAGAGCTCAGAACCAGCATGGAGATCACAACTCCTCTATCCAGCTGGATGTTCTGT ATAGTCCTAGAAACACCTCAGTATCAGCATCTCCATCTGCTTCAGTGCTTCTGGGCAGTTCAGTGTCTCTGAGTTGCAGCAGTGATGGAAACCCAGCAGTGCTGAACTACACCTGGTACAGAGAGAATGGAGAGCAGATAGGAACCGGAAACCATCTCACCATCAACACCAGTGATTCTCCACACAGTGCTTTATACTACTGTAGAGCTCAGAACCAGCATGGAGATCACAACTCCTCTATCCAGCTGGATGTTCTGT atgCTCCTCAGATCTCTTCCTCCTCCAGCTGTAACAGCACTCAGGATTTGATCGTGTGCTCCTGTGACGTTCATGGAAATCCAACACCTAAACTGGAATGGCATCTCTCTGGTCAAAATTCTTCAACCACCAGGGAACAATCTGTGAACAACATGCCCTCAAGAAGCTTCATCTTCATCCATCAGTCATTTGTGGATGACCTCACGGTGCAGTGTGTTGCCTCCAACACCCTGGGCATTCACACACAGCTCTTCTATATGAAGAAAGTGGCTTATCACTCTGAAAAAG gtgtagATATTGTCTCAGTGATGATTGGTGCTGCTGTTGGAGtgtcagtgatgatgatgatgatgatgctgtgGGCTCTGTTCCTGTATAGAAG GAGACTGAATGTGCTGCAGTGTGCACGAGGAGACACGGCAGGACTCGGTGCAGATGATCGG TCTTTTGGACAGGAAGcagatggagagtgtgtgtatgagaacaAACAGGTTTCATCAGAGTCGCTCCATTACTCCACCATCATGTTTCAAAACCGAGCAGGAAATGAAATCAGAGGTCTttcatctcacactgattacgCCACCGTCCACCACGACTCCCAGCTCCACAATCAGGGAGGAGATTCAGAAACGATGGCTGAAGAAAGAGCTACAGAGCAGATCAGACACTCTGATGGAGATCATGCTGGAGATCATGCCATTTATGCACAAGTTAAACCCCAGAAACGTcaaaagatttga
- the yeats4 gene encoding LOW QUALITY PROTEIN: YEATS domain-containing protein 4 (The sequence of the model RefSeq protein was modified relative to this genomic sequence to represent the inferred CDS: inserted 1 base in 1 codon): MFKRMAEFGPDSGGRVKGVTVVKPIVFGNVARYFGKKREEDGHTHQWTVYVKPYRNEDMSAYVKKIQFKLHESYGNPLRVVTKXPYEITETGWGEFEIIIKIFFIDPNERPVTLYHLLKLFQSDSSAMPKKTVVSEFYDEMIFQDPTAMMQQLLNTTRQLTLGAYKHETEFAELELCTREKLEAAKKKTSLEISELKEKLKASRENINFLKEEIRKLEEEDQLKEH; encoded by the exons atgtTTAAGAGGATGGCTGAATTCGGTCCAGATTCTGGAGGCCGTGTGAAG GGTGTGACGGTTGTAAAACCCATTGTGTTCGGTAACGTTGCTCGATATTTTGGGAAGAAGCGCGAGGAAGatggacacacacaccaatGGACTGTTTACGTCAAACCCTACAGGAACGAG GACATGTCTGCTTACGTCAAGAAGATCCAGTTCAAGCTCCACGAGAGCTACGGAAATCCCCTACGAG tGGTGACGA CCCCGTATGAGATCACAGAGACGGGTTGGGGAGAGTTTGAGATCATTATAAAGATTTTCTTTATCGACCCCAATGAGAGACCT gtcaCTCTGTATCACCTGCTGAAGTTGTTTCAGTCTGACTCCAGCGCCATGCCCAAGAAAACCGTCGTGTCCGAGTTCTACGATGAGATG aTCTTCCAGGATCCTACAGCCATGATGCAGCAGCTCCTCAACACCACCAGACAGCTGACACTCGGGGCCTACAAACACGAAACTGAGT ttgcaGAGTTGGAGTTGTGTACGCGGGAGAAACTAGAGGCGGCGAAGAAGAAGACTAGTCTGGAGATTTCTGAGTTAAAGGAGAAGCTGAAGGCTTCCAGAGAAAACATCAACTTCCTGAAGGAGGAGATCCGCAAACTGGAGGAGGAGGACCAGCTGAAGGAGCACTGA